The genomic segment GCTACTCCAACTATGATTCACATATCTGTGAGGCTTTGGGCTATCTCCAATCCCACTTGATGAACACCAGGCCTAGCGTTGCCTTGGGAATTCTCCTTCTTATTACTCTCAGTGTTCCGCTCTCCTCTGCTGTCATTCTCCACCGCTTCATCGACATCGCCGCCGCGCTTCTCGCCGGAGTCCGTCTTACTTAACTGTTGCATATAACCAATACCATAGAAGCCACACGCCGTCGTTTTGAGGATGCTTGT from the Cucurbita pepo subsp. pepo cultivar mu-cu-16 unplaced genomic scaffold, ASM280686v2 Cp4.1_scaffold006725, whole genome shotgun sequence genome contains:
- the LOC111787183 gene encoding uncharacterized protein LOC111787183; translation: ESMIVLRKRIHEIKMVERSHEPPSNWLDWEKRCYSNYDSHICEALGYLQSHLMNTRPSVALGILLLITLSVPLSSAVILHRFIDIAAALLAGVRLT